From Salinicola endophyticus:
TGTGAGCGTCGCCGAAGCGCGCATCGGCCGCCTGCAGGTCATCGAAGATCTTGCTCTGGATGGTGCTGTCCTCGACCTTCGCCCCTGGCGTGCGCTCGGCGTAGTTCTCCTGGGTGTTCTGACTGGCACAGCCGCCCAGGGTGAGCAGGGCGATCACGCATGCGGAGAGAATCAGTGTCTTCTTCATGGGGTTCACTCGTTGCTGCCGAAAAGTTGTTGATCGATCAAGTCGCATAGACAGTGGATGACCAGTAGATGGACTTCCTGGATGCGCGCGGTGGAAGTCGCCGGCACGCGGATCTCGCAATCCTCCTGGCCCAGCAGTGAGGCCATGTCGCCGCCGTCGCGGCCGGTCAGGGCGACCACGCTCATCTCGCGGTCGTGGGCGGCCTGGATCGCCTGCACTACGTTGGCCGAGTTGCCGCTGGTGGAGATGGCGAGCAGGATGTCGCCCGGCTGACCCAGGGCCCGGATCTGCTTGGAGAAGACGTCGTTGTAGCTGTAGTCGTTGGCGATCGAGGTCAGCGTCGAGGTGTCTGTGGTCAGAGCCAGGGCCGGCAGGCTGGGGCGTTCGCGCTCGAAGCGGTTGAGCAGCTCCGAGGAGAAGTGCTGGCTGTCGCCGGCGCTGCCGCCGTTGCCGCAGGCCAGAATCTTGCCCTCGCTGACCAGGCACTGGACCATCATCTGGCTGGCGACCTCGATGAAGGGCGGAAGCACCTCGCTGGCGTAGGTCTTGGTGTCGATGCTGGCGTTGAAGTGATCGAGTATGCGTGCTTGAAAGTCCATGGATCGCCTATTGGACGGTTAATATGCGTCGAATGCGGCACGAATCCAGTCGAATTCGAGATCGGGCTGGCTGCCGGTGACGCCGACGACGTCGAAGCGGCACGGACATGATAGCCGCTGTGCCTGGAGATAAAAACGCGCCGCGCGGACGAGGCGGCGCTGCTTGGCGGCGGTGATCGTCTCCAGCGGGTGGCCGTAGTCGGACCGCCGGCGGTGGCGCACTTCGACGAACACCAGGGTGTCGCCGTCGCGCATCACCAGGTCGATCTCGCCGCCCTTGGCGTGCTGGTTGCTGGCCACCAGCGTGAGGCCGCGAGTGGTCAACCAGCGGGCGGCGGCTTGTTCCATCGCCTGCCCGCGGGCGCGGGCGTCAGTCTGCCGCGGCATCGCTTGTGTTGCCCGCGGCCGGGCCGAGCGGGTCGCCGGGAATATCGCCGCCGGCGGCGGTCGCGCTGCTGGCGTTCGGTGTGCTGCCGCTGGTGCCGGCGTCGCTCGGCGTCTGCTGGCCGCCATCGCCCAGGGTCGCACCGGGGGAGGCGAGCAGCGGCTGAGGGACGCCGGCCTGGAACACGGCCCAGGGCAGGGTGCGCTGGATGCGCCCGTCGTCACGCGCCTGCAGGTTGCCTGTGGCGCCGTACACCTGGGTGCTGGGCAGGGCTTGCAGCAGCGGCAGCCGACGCGCCAGTTCCAGCGCGTCCACGCCCATGGCGTTGAGCTTGAGCAGGCCGGGGTCGTCCTGGGTCGCCAGCTGGCGGTAGGTGGTGGCGTAGGGCAGGGCGTCGACCCCGCCGGCGGCGGCGTCGGGGATCATCCAAGGCAGATCGACGAACTGAACGTCGTTGAGATCGTGGTCGGCGCGCGGCTGCGGCGTGCCTTCGTAGATCTGCGAGGTGGCATACACCGGCAGCTTGCTGGCGTAGTAGAAGTCGAGCGTCGGCGGCACCTGGCGGGCGTAGCTGGGCAGGGCGAGCAGGAACAGCATGTCCGGTTTCGACGGGCCTTTCTTGAGCATCTGGCTGACGGCCTGGGTAACCGAGCCCGAGGGGGGGTAGCTGACCACCGAGGCGATCTCGCCGCCGTCGCGCTGCCAGCGGTCGCGGAACGCCGCCAGTACCCGTGAGCCCCACTCGTTGTCGGGGACCATGATGCCGGCACGGCGGTGGCCGTCGAGATAGGCGCGCTGGGCCACCTGGCGTGCTTCGTCCTCGGCGGAGAGGCCATACTGGAACAGCCCGGAAGCCTGGTTGCGCGCGTGCTCGCCGTAGTTCAGGGCCAGGGTCGGCAGCGGCACGCTGGCGTGTGTCTCCAGCTGATTGACCGTGTCCTTGCTCAGTGGCCCGATCACCGCCTGGGCGCCGTCGAGGGTGGCCTGGGCATAGAGCGCATCGATGTCCTGCTGGCTCGAATCGATGAAGGTGAGCGCGGGCACCTTCTCGCCCTGGGCGCGGGCGTCGTCGAGGCGCGCCTGCATGCCCTGGCGGATCGCCTTGGCGACATTGGCCAGGGGGCCGCTCTCGGGCAGCAACACGGCGACGCGGTCGATATCGCGACCCTCGACCTGGTGCAGGGCGCTGAGCTCCTGCGGCAGGCGGCGATTGGCCGGGTGGTCGGGATAGCGGCTGCGCCACTGGTCGAGACGGTCGAACAGGCCTGCGACATCGCCGCTGGCGCTGCGGTAGAGGCGCGCCAGGTCCACCCAGCCCTGGGTGATAGTGTCGTTGCTGCTGGCGGCGAGTTTGTCGAGACCGGCCGGGCTCAGGCGTGACAACGGTTTCCAGATCTCGTCGTTGAGCTCATACGGGGCGTTGTCGCGCTGCAGGCCGATGAGCAGGTCGGCGGCGGCCTCGGGTTCGCCGATCATGTCCAGCGCGATGCCGCGGCGATAGCGCAGCGTCTGGGCGTCGGCGCTGGGGATAGCGATGCCGCTGTCGAGGATGTCGGTGGCGCGGACCACGCTCCAGCCATCCTTCTCGGCAAGGCCGGCGTCCGACATCACCAGCGCCCAGCGCACGCGCAGGGCGGGGTCGAGCTGGGCGCCGTCGACCTGGCTCACGATCTGCAGCGCCTGCCGGGTATCCCCCTGGCGTGCTAGAATCTCCGCCGCCTGGAGGCGCGTGGTCGCGGCCTGCTGGCCGCTCTGGCTGCGGGCCTGGTCGAGCAGTGTCTGGGCGTCGGGCCCGCTGCTGCCCGGCATCATGCCGGGTCCGGCGCAGCCGGCCAGGATCAAGGCTGCCATCGCCGGCAGGAGAAGTCGCCGCAGGGCGTAACGCATAGTGTCTGTCCCTTTTCCGTATCTGAGAGGCCGTGCGCTGTCGCGCCCCATTGGCGGTGACGGCGGCCGGTCTCGGTTCCCTCGTTCCGCTGGTGACTGCCGGCCAGCGGTGGCGGCCGTCGGAACGACTCCCTGAACTCTCGCTGCCGGGCGCTCGCGATGAAGGCGGGGCACCCGCGGCGACAACGTGAGGCGGTGTCGACCCGAGCGACGAGCAGCTCGGGCGCGCGACACCTGGCACAGGATCTTCCCCATGCACCCAACCCGGATGTTACCGAATGAGCGAGACAAATGAAGGCGTATTGTACGTGGTCGCCACGCCGATTGGGAATCTCGAGGACTTGAGCGCCCGCGCCGCGCGGGTGCTGGGCGAGGTCGACCGGATCGCCGCCGAGGATACCCGGCACACTCAGCGCCTGCTGCGCCATCTGGGGATCGAGCGCCCACTGGTCTCGCTGCACGAGCACAACGAGGCCGCCCGTGCCGAGTGGCTGCGCGAGCGGCTGGCGGCGGGCGAACGGCTGGCGCTGGTCAGCGATGCTGGTACGCCGCTGATCTCCGATCCGGGGTTCGTGCTGGTGCGCGAGCTGCGCCGCAGTGGGTTCCGGGTGGTGCCGGTGCCCGGTGCCTGCGCGCTGGTGGCGGCCCTCAGCGTGGCCGGGCTGCCCACTGACCGCTTCCTGTTCGAGGGCTTTCTGCCGGCCAAGTCGGCGGCGCGCCGGCGCCAGCTGGAAGCGGATGCCGAGCGCACCGAGACGCGCGTCTTCTATGAGTCACCGCACCGGATTCGCGATCTGCTCGCCGATCTGGAAGCGACGCTGGGCGCGCGTCGGGTGGTGCTGGCGCGGGAGCTGACCAAGACCTTCGAGACACTGCTCGAGGGCACACCCGACGAGCTGCTGGCGCGCATGGCGGCGGACCCGGACCAGACCCGCGGCGAATTCGTGGTCATGGTGGCCGGAGCCGAGCCCGCCGAGCGCGCTGCGGACACCGCCGAGGGCGAGGCGCTGATCGCCGCGATGCTGGCCGAAGGCGTCGGCGTCAAGAGTGCGGCGGCGGTGGCGACGAAAGTGCTCGGTGGGCGTCGCAAGCAGTGGTATCAGCTGGCCCTGGCGCAGCAGTCCGACGCATATTGAGAGACGCTCGGTGCGTCGGCATTCGGCGACAGTCGGGGCGCCTTGAGTCGATGGCTCAAGCCCAGTGTTGAGAGGGGCAGGGGGTGCTGCTATTCTTGCGCGCTTGGGAGTTGGCCAGACAGTCGCCGCCGGTTGATCCGGGGGAGGAAAGTCCGGGCTCCATAGGGCAAGGTGCCAGGTAATGCCTGGGCGGCGCAAGCCGACGGCCAGTGCAGCAGAGAGTAGACCGCCTAAGCCGCTTCGGCGGCCGGTAAGGGTGAAAGGGTGCGGTAAGAGCGCACCGCGCGCCTGGTAACAGTGCGTGGCACGGTAAACCCCACCTGGAGCAAGACCAAATAGGGATCCTTCGGCGCGGCCCGCGCTGGATCCGGGTAGGTTGCTCGAGAGGCATGGCGACGTGCCTCCTAGATGAATGACTGTCCTCGACAGAACCCGGCTTATCGGCCGACTCCCACCTCTTTTCTTCGCCGTTCGAATACCGAGATCCGCATGCTGCACCGCGACAAGGCTCCACAGGCACCCGACGATGGCGCGGCCGGCTCGCCGGACTACCGCCACACCAGTGTGCTGCTCGATGGCGCCGTCGATGCCCTGGTGCGCTCGCCGCACGGCTGCTACCTGGATGGTACCTTCGGGCGCGGCGGCCACTCGCGCGCGATTCTCGAGCGCCTGGCCCCCGAAGGGCGGCTGCTGGCGATCGACCGTGATCCCGCCGCGCTGGCCGCGGCCGCGGCGATCACCGATCCGCGCTTCCAGATCTGCCCCGGGGTCTTCGCCGAGCTGGATCGGCACGCCGCAGACGCAGGGCTGGCCGGCCGGCTCGATGGCGTGCTGCTCGACGTCGGCGTCTCCTCGCCGCAGCTCGACGACCCCGAGCGCGGTTTCAGCTTCCTGCGTGATGGCCCCCTCGACATGCGCATGGACCCCGACTCCGGGGTCGGTGCCGCCGCCTGGATCGCGCACAGCGACGAGCAGGAGATGGCGCGGGTGTTCAAGACCTACGGCGAGGAGCGCTTCGCCAAGCGTATCGCGCGGGCCATCGTCGCGGCGCGTCGCGAGGCCCCGATCGCGCGCACCCAGCAGCTGGCCGAGATCGTCAAGGCCGCGCACCCTGCCTGGGAGAAGGGCAAGCATCCGGCGACCCGGGTGTTCCAGGCGATCCGCATTCATCTCAACGACGAGCTGGGCCAGCTCGAGCGCGCGCTGAGCGCGGCGCTGGAGACCCTCGCCCCGGGCGGACGCCTGGTGGTGATCAGTTTTCACTCGCTCGAGGATCGGCTGGTCAAGCGCTTCATTCGCGATCAATCCCGCGGCGACACCCACTTGCCCCGCGGCATGCCGATACGCGAGGATCAGCTCAACAAGCGGCTCAAGCCGGTGAGCAAGGCACTGCGCCCCGGTGAGCGCGAAGTCGATGGCAATCCCCGTGCGCGCAGCGCGGTGATGCGCATCGCCGAGAAGTTGGCGTAAAGGAGCTCCATGGCCGTTCAAGGAAGACGCAGGCCCCCTCTCTTTGGGGACTGGCCATTCGCCCGCCGTACGGGTACCCGTTCGATCATCCTGATCCTGCTCATCGTCGCTCTCCTCGCCAGCGCGCTGGCGATCATCAGCACGTCCCACCTTACCCGGCTGCAGTACGCCCGGCTGCAGAAGCTCGAAAACCAGCGCGATGCGCTGCAGACCGAGTGGGGCCGCCTGCTGCTGGAGGAGAGCACCTGGTCATCGCCGGCGCGTATCGAGGCGCTCGCCAGCAAGCGCCTGGACATGCGCGTGCCGAGCGTGGGTGACGTCAAGGTCATTACCCCATGAGCGCCACGCGCCGACGCACCGCCACACCCAAGTCGCGTGCCCCCGGCGCGCCGCTGGGGGGCGGGCGCTACTGGTTCATGCTGGGCGTCATTCTGGTTGCGCTCGCCGCGCTGGTGGGGCGGGTGGTCTATCTGCAGGTGATCGACCGCAGCTTCCTGCAGGACCAGGGTGATGCACGGACCCTGCGGGTAGAGTCGATTGGTGCCCACCGCGGCATGATCAGCGATCGCAACGGCGATCCGCTGGCGATCTCGACGCCGGTGGTCACGCTGTGGGCCAACCCGCAGGAGTTGCCCACGGATCCGATCCAGCTCACCCTGCTGGCCCAGGCGCTCAAGCTCGATCCGCAGGAGCTGCGCGATCGCGTCGGCCGCTATGCCCAGAAGGAGTTCATGTATCTGCGGCGTCAGCTCACCCCGGCGCAGGCGCAGCCGGCGATCGACCTGCAGATGTCCGGGGTCTACGCCCGTGACGAGTACAAGCGCTACTACCCGTCGGGCGAGGTGGCGGCGCAGCTGGTCGGGGTGACCAATGTCGACGACCGCGGCCAGGAGGGGCTCGAACTCGCCTACAACCGCTATCTGACCGGCGAGCCGGGCAAGCGTCGCGTGCTGCAGGACCGCAAGGGCCGGCTGGTGCGTGACCTGCACCTGATCAAGGACGCCCGACCCGGCGGTGACCTCAAGCTGTCGATCGACCTGCGTCTGCAGTACATGGCCTACCGCGAGCTGGCGGCCGGGGTGCGTGAGAACGACGCCGACGGCGGCTCGCTGGTGATGCTCGACGCCCACACCGGCGAGGTGCTGGCGATGGCCAACTTGCCCTCCTACAACCCCAACAACCGCTCCGACGTCGACGTGCGCGGGCTGCGCAACCAGGCGATCACCGATGCCATCGAGCCGGGCTCGGTGATGAAGCCGCTGGCGATGTCGGCGGCGCTGGCCTCCGGCGAGTACACCCCGCAGAGTGTCATCGATACCTCGCCGGGCTGGATGGTGGTGGACGGTTACACCATTCGCGACTTCCGCAATTACGGCAAGCTCACGCCGGCGGGCATTTTGCTGCACTCCTCCAACATCGGCATGGCGCATATCGCGCTGTCGCTGCCCAAGGACACCATCTGGAATCGCTATCGCCAGCTCGGTCTGGGGCAGTCGCCGGGCACCGGCTTCCCGGGCGAGAACAGCGGCAGCCTGCCGTCGCTGACCAATCTGCCGCGCAGCGCCCAGGCAGCGATGGCCTACGGCTACGGGATCGCGGTCACGCCGCTGCAGCTGGCCAGCGCCTACACCGCGATCGCCAATGACGGCAAGCGTCTGCATCCCTCGCTGCTCAAGCTCAGCGGCGAGCCGGAGAGCGACCAGGTGATGACTCCCAAGGTGGCGCATGAGCTGCTCGAGATGATGGAGCAGATCGTCAAGCCCAATGCCGGCGGCCATCTGGCAATGGTTCCCGGCTATCAGATCGCGGGCAAGACCGGTACGGTGCGCAAGGTCACGAGCACCGGCTATCAGAAGACCGCCTACCGTGGGCTGTTCGCCGGTATCGCTCCGGCCACCAATCCGCGCATCGTCACCGTGGTGATGATCGACAATCCCAAGAAAGGCGACTATTACGGCGGGCTGGTTGCCGCGCCGGTGTTCAGCCGTGTGGTCGGCAGCGCCCTGCGCCTGCTCGACGTACCGCCGGACCAGCCCGAGGAGGAGACGGCCCCATGACACTCCAAGCCGATGTCCCGCGTCTGATCCAGGCGCTCGCGTCGCTGTGGCCGGAGGCCGACCTGGCGCCGCTGCGCCGACGTCTGGCCGAGGCCGACAGCGTGGCGCTGGCGCTCGACAGCCGCGGGGTGAGCGGCGGTGGCGAGCTGTTCGTCGCGCTGCCCGGGGTGGCATGCGACGGGCGCGAGTTCATTGCCGCGGCGCTTGAGCAGGGCGCGGCGCTGGTGCTGGCCGAGGCCGACGGGCTGGATGCTGCGTGGCGGGACGACGCCCGCGTGCTGGCG
This genomic window contains:
- a CDS encoding phosphoheptose isomerase; translation: MDFQARILDHFNASIDTKTYASEVLPPFIEVASQMMVQCLVSEGKILACGNGGSAGDSQHFSSELLNRFERERPSLPALALTTDTSTLTSIANDYSYNDVFSKQIRALGQPGDILLAISTSGNSANVVQAIQAAHDREMSVVALTGRDGGDMASLLGQEDCEIRVPATSTARIQEVHLLVIHCLCDLIDQQLFGSNE
- a CDS encoding YraN family protein, with the translated sequence MPRQTDARARGQAMEQAAARWLTTRGLTLVASNQHAKGGEIDLVMRDGDTLVFVEVRHRRRSDYGHPLETITAAKQRRLVRAARFYLQAQRLSCPCRFDVVGVTGSQPDLEFDWIRAAFDAY
- a CDS encoding penicillin-binding protein activator → MRYALRRLLLPAMAALILAGCAGPGMMPGSSGPDAQTLLDQARSQSGQQAATTRLQAAEILARQGDTRQALQIVSQVDGAQLDPALRVRWALVMSDAGLAEKDGWSVVRATDILDSGIAIPSADAQTLRYRRGIALDMIGEPEAAADLLIGLQRDNAPYELNDEIWKPLSRLSPAGLDKLAASSNDTITQGWVDLARLYRSASGDVAGLFDRLDQWRSRYPDHPANRRLPQELSALHQVEGRDIDRVAVLLPESGPLANVAKAIRQGMQARLDDARAQGEKVPALTFIDSSQQDIDALYAQATLDGAQAVIGPLSKDTVNQLETHASVPLPTLALNYGEHARNQASGLFQYGLSAEDEARQVAQRAYLDGHRRAGIMVPDNEWGSRVLAAFRDRWQRDGGEIASVVSYPPSGSVTQAVSQMLKKGPSKPDMLFLLALPSYARQVPPTLDFYYASKLPVYATSQIYEGTPQPRADHDLNDVQFVDLPWMIPDAAAGGVDALPYATTYRQLATQDDPGLLKLNAMGVDALELARRLPLLQALPSTQVYGATGNLQARDDGRIQRTLPWAVFQAGVPQPLLASPGATLGDGGQQTPSDAGTSGSTPNASSATAAGGDIPGDPLGPAAGNTSDAAAD
- the rsmI gene encoding 16S rRNA (cytidine(1402)-2'-O)-methyltransferase, yielding MSETNEGVLYVVATPIGNLEDLSARAARVLGEVDRIAAEDTRHTQRLLRHLGIERPLVSLHEHNEAARAEWLRERLAAGERLALVSDAGTPLISDPGFVLVRELRRSGFRVVPVPGACALVAALSVAGLPTDRFLFEGFLPAKSAARRRQLEADAERTETRVFYESPHRIRDLLADLEATLGARRVVLARELTKTFETLLEGTPDELLARMAADPDQTRGEFVVMVAGAEPAERAADTAEGEALIAAMLAEGVGVKSAAAVATKVLGGRRKQWYQLALAQQSDAY
- the rsmH gene encoding 16S rRNA (cytosine(1402)-N(4))-methyltransferase RsmH, whose protein sequence is MLHRDKAPQAPDDGAAGSPDYRHTSVLLDGAVDALVRSPHGCYLDGTFGRGGHSRAILERLAPEGRLLAIDRDPAALAAAAAITDPRFQICPGVFAELDRHAADAGLAGRLDGVLLDVGVSSPQLDDPERGFSFLRDGPLDMRMDPDSGVGAAAWIAHSDEQEMARVFKTYGEERFAKRIARAIVAARREAPIARTQQLAEIVKAAHPAWEKGKHPATRVFQAIRIHLNDELGQLERALSAALETLAPGGRLVVISFHSLEDRLVKRFIRDQSRGDTHLPRGMPIREDQLNKRLKPVSKALRPGEREVDGNPRARSAVMRIAEKLA
- the ftsL gene encoding cell division protein FtsL; its protein translation is MAVQGRRRPPLFGDWPFARRTGTRSIILILLIVALLASALAIISTSHLTRLQYARLQKLENQRDALQTEWGRLLLEESTWSSPARIEALASKRLDMRVPSVGDVKVITP
- a CDS encoding penicillin-binding protein 2, which codes for MSATRRRTATPKSRAPGAPLGGGRYWFMLGVILVALAALVGRVVYLQVIDRSFLQDQGDARTLRVESIGAHRGMISDRNGDPLAISTPVVTLWANPQELPTDPIQLTLLAQALKLDPQELRDRVGRYAQKEFMYLRRQLTPAQAQPAIDLQMSGVYARDEYKRYYPSGEVAAQLVGVTNVDDRGQEGLELAYNRYLTGEPGKRRVLQDRKGRLVRDLHLIKDARPGGDLKLSIDLRLQYMAYRELAAGVRENDADGGSLVMLDAHTGEVLAMANLPSYNPNNRSDVDVRGLRNQAITDAIEPGSVMKPLAMSAALASGEYTPQSVIDTSPGWMVVDGYTIRDFRNYGKLTPAGILLHSSNIGMAHIALSLPKDTIWNRYRQLGLGQSPGTGFPGENSGSLPSLTNLPRSAQAAMAYGYGIAVTPLQLASAYTAIANDGKRLHPSLLKLSGEPESDQVMTPKVAHELLEMMEQIVKPNAGGHLAMVPGYQIAGKTGTVRKVTSTGYQKTAYRGLFAGIAPATNPRIVTVVMIDNPKKGDYYGGLVAAPVFSRVVGSALRLLDVPPDQPEEETAP